From a single Campylobacter concisus genomic region:
- the yedE gene encoding YedE family putative selenium transporter, which translates to MNKTVLYIIAGASLGILGPVLVYFGNPANMGVCAACFLRDSVGAFGFHQAKVVQYLRPEILGLIIGGFLASMLWSRNFTPVSGSAAFSRFFLGVFAMIGCLIFLGCPWRAFLRLGGGDMTAIAGLVGLFAGVFVGRFFKKNGYVIPENDVTTKPVAFLPLIIAILLLIALVFGLKLGDNGALFSSEKGPGSQHANIFISLICAIVIGIFMQRSKFCSVGAISKVFERDLSMFYGIVSIIVFASITNLALGQYKFGFEAQPIAHNDVLWNFLGMSLAGLCFSLSYGCPGKHLVQMGAGNLSSAVFVLGMGAGAAISHNFILASSGAGITPYAPYAVAIGFIYAIYVGVFTKKA; encoded by the coding sequence ATGAATAAAACAGTGCTTTACATCATTGCAGGTGCAAGCCTTGGCATTCTTGGCCCAGTGCTTGTTTATTTTGGTAACCCAGCAAATATGGGTGTTTGCGCGGCTTGCTTTTTAAGAGATAGCGTAGGTGCTTTTGGCTTTCATCAAGCCAAAGTGGTACAGTATCTAAGGCCTGAAATTTTAGGGCTTATCATCGGAGGCTTTTTAGCAAGCATGCTTTGGAGCAGAAATTTTACTCCAGTATCTGGCAGTGCGGCTTTTTCTAGATTTTTCTTAGGCGTGTTTGCTATGATTGGTTGTCTTATCTTTTTGGGTTGTCCATGGAGAGCGTTTTTGCGCCTTGGCGGCGGAGATATGACTGCTATTGCTGGTCTTGTCGGTCTATTTGCTGGCGTTTTTGTTGGACGATTTTTCAAGAAAAATGGTTACGTCATACCTGAAAATGATGTCACAACAAAACCAGTTGCGTTTTTGCCATTAATCATTGCTATTTTGCTTTTAATAGCCCTTGTCTTTGGTTTAAAACTTGGCGATAATGGTGCATTATTTAGCTCAGAAAAAGGCCCAGGTTCACAGCATGCAAATATCTTTATCTCACTTATTTGTGCCATTGTTATTGGCATTTTTATGCAAAGAAGTAAATTTTGCTCAGTTGGAGCGATTAGTAAAGTTTTTGAGCGCGATCTTTCAATGTTTTATGGCATTGTATCTATCATCGTTTTTGCAAGTATCACAAATTTAGCTCTTGGACAATATAAATTTGGCTTTGAGGCTCAACCTATCGCTCATAATGACGTCCTTTGGAATTTCCTTGGCATGAGCTTGGCTGGTCTTTGCTTTAGTCTAAGTTATGGCTGCCCAGGCAAACATTTAGTGCAAATGGGAGCTGGAAATTTAAGCTCAGCTGTATTTGTTTTAGGCATGGGGGCAGGCGCTGCGATAAGCCATAACTTCATACTTGCAAGCTCTGGAGCTGGCATCACTCCTTACGCTCCATATGCCGTAGCGATCGGCTTTATCTATGCTATTTATGTCGGAGTTTTTACTAAAAAAGCATAA
- a CDS encoding molybdopterin molybdotransferase MoeA — MKDFMSYADSLKILKDTINAWEKVEKVAITDALDRNIAYDVTAAENYPAKPVSAMDGYAFAFKDGLSELELITDLPAGSDKGLVIEGSKCVKTFTGSLMSEGTDTLVPVENVEVVGSKILIKKSVPKGFAVREVGESYKKGEILIKKGTRLSYAEIALLAELGHFHISVFIRPRVAILATGSEIKDLGEPLENPAQIHSSNHVGIAMQIRKMGAEPVLCEIVRDKAELVEKAIINALKSADILVTTGGISMGDYDFVKGALNENFSLIIEGAAIKPGRHIRVAKSGDKYIFALPGFPYSAMVMCVLYVRVLINAWFGQEEPKITAIMDEDYKKRSPFLEFTAVNLENREGKNFVNLNGKKLGSSAIVNNLTNKAALLMIPMDKEILKKGEIVEVLMMPY; from the coding sequence ATGAAAGATTTTATGAGTTACGCAGATAGCCTAAAAATTTTAAAAGATACAATAAATGCATGGGAAAAGGTCGAAAAAGTAGCCATCACGGACGCACTTGATAGAAATATCGCCTACGATGTGACAGCCGCCGAAAATTACCCAGCAAAGCCAGTTTCAGCAATGGACGGATACGCTTTTGCCTTTAAAGATGGCCTAAGCGAGCTTGAGCTCATCACAGACCTGCCTGCTGGAAGCGACAAAGGACTAGTCATAGAGGGTAGTAAATGTGTAAAAACTTTCACTGGCTCACTAATGAGCGAAGGCACTGACACACTTGTGCCGGTAGAAAATGTCGAGGTTGTCGGATCAAAAATACTCATTAAAAAAAGCGTGCCAAAGGGTTTTGCCGTGCGCGAAGTAGGAGAAAGCTACAAAAAAGGTGAAATTTTGATCAAAAAAGGCACACGTCTAAGCTACGCTGAAATCGCACTTCTAGCAGAGCTTGGCCACTTTCACATAAGCGTCTTTATCCGTCCAAGAGTTGCGATACTAGCGACTGGCAGCGAGATAAAAGACCTTGGCGAGCCATTAGAAAATCCAGCGCAAATTCACAGCTCAAATCACGTAGGCATCGCTATGCAGATACGCAAAATGGGTGCAGAGCCGGTCCTTTGCGAGATCGTAAGAGATAAGGCCGAGCTTGTCGAAAAAGCGATCATAAACGCACTAAAATCAGCTGATATATTAGTGACGACTGGTGGCATAAGCATGGGTGATTACGACTTTGTAAAAGGCGCTTTAAATGAAAATTTTAGTCTTATCATCGAAGGTGCTGCCATAAAACCGGGCCGTCACATCAGAGTGGCAAAGTCAGGCGATAAATATATCTTTGCACTGCCAGGATTTCCGTACTCGGCAATGGTTATGTGTGTGCTTTACGTAAGGGTCTTAATAAATGCGTGGTTTGGTCAAGAAGAGCCAAAGATCACGGCAATAATGGACGAAGACTATAAAAAGCGTTCACCATTTTTAGAATTTACGGCTGTAAATTTAGAAAATCGTGAAGGAAAAAATTTTGTAAATCTAAATGGCAAAAAGCTTGGCAGTTCAGCAATCGTAAATAATTTAACAAACAAAGCTGCACTTTTAATGATCCCAATGGATAAAGAAATTCTTAAAAAAGGCGAGATAGTAGAAGTCTTGATGATGCCTTACTAA
- a CDS encoding TerC/Alx family metal homeostasis membrane protein, whose amino-acid sequence MNTSEIQTIIVFLLMTSLAFGIDLFAHKHDEKISLKQAGIWSIFWIGVSVLFGIYLYFERGSEIASLYFAGYALEKSLSVDNLFVMMAIFSWFKIPEIYRHRVLYFGVIGAMIFRLIFVAVGTMLFAISPWMELIFAAIVAYSAVMMIKKDNCDEDIKDYSNHIAYRAVYRFFPVLPQLFGHSFFVKFSEISKQISDSQKTTLNDQILRLKATWIATPLFLCLCVIELSDVIFAFDSVPAVIAVSKDLVIVYSAMIFAILGLRTLYFVLEALKNFLKYLEISVIVLLFFIAVKLAVNATAHIFHHGFEISAQISLFIILAILGVGVVVGLVKK is encoded by the coding sequence TTGAACACGTCAGAAATTCAAACAATTATAGTTTTTCTGCTAATGACATCACTTGCCTTTGGAATAGATCTTTTTGCTCATAAGCATGATGAGAAAATTTCACTAAAACAAGCCGGTATTTGGTCTATCTTTTGGATAGGAGTTTCGGTACTTTTTGGCATATATTTATATTTTGAGCGAGGCAGCGAAATAGCAAGTCTTTATTTTGCAGGATATGCGCTAGAAAAGTCGCTCTCAGTAGATAATCTTTTTGTGATGATGGCGATTTTTTCATGGTTTAAGATACCTGAAATTTATCGCCACAGAGTGCTTTATTTTGGCGTTATAGGAGCTATGATATTTAGGCTCATCTTTGTAGCCGTAGGTACGATGCTTTTTGCTATCTCACCTTGGATGGAGCTAATATTTGCGGCAATAGTCGCATATAGTGCCGTAATGATGATAAAAAAAGATAACTGTGATGAAGATATAAAAGATTATTCAAACCACATAGCTTATAGGGCAGTTTATCGCTTTTTTCCGGTTTTGCCACAGCTTTTTGGACATAGTTTTTTTGTTAAATTTAGCGAAATTTCTAAACAAATTTCAGATAGTCAAAAAACTACTCTTAACGATCAAATTTTAAGGCTAAAAGCCACTTGGATAGCAACACCGTTATTCTTGTGTCTTTGCGTGATTGAGCTAAGCGATGTGATATTTGCTTTTGATAGCGTTCCAGCTGTCATTGCTGTGAGCAAAGATCTTGTGATTGTTTATTCAGCGATGATATTTGCGATACTTGGGCTAAGAACGCTTTATTTTGTGCTTGAAGCACTCAAAAATTTTTTAAAATATTTAGAAATTTCTGTGATCGTACTTTTATTTTTTATCGCAGTAAAGCTAGCCGTAAATGCGACTGCTCATATCTTTCATCATGGTTTTGAAATTTCTGCACAAATTAGCCTTTTTATCATTCTAGCCATTCTTGGAGTTGGGGTCGTAGTAGGTTTGGTTAAAAAATAA
- a CDS encoding MotE family protein, with product MRAVLLLLTILNFAFCFEVPVDCTQIFEARKEEISKELEIIDEQRQALEVFRASSAAAYEENNKKLAKKEADLNATMKVIEQKRKEIDEVVAKNEKILKELRTMTSDKVNESYSKMKDGAAAEVLSKMPRSNAATILYALDAKKISTIMAKMDPKVASEITTLLQKGPPFADEKGDMPTPAGSINIQ from the coding sequence ATGAGAGCGGTTTTATTACTCTTAACTATTTTAAATTTTGCATTTTGTTTTGAGGTACCAGTTGATTGTACGCAAATTTTCGAAGCTAGAAAAGAAGAAATTTCAAAGGAACTTGAGATTATAGATGAACAGCGCCAAGCTTTAGAGGTATTTCGCGCAAGCTCAGCAGCAGCCTATGAAGAAAATAATAAAAAGCTTGCCAAAAAAGAAGCTGATCTAAATGCGACAATGAAAGTAATCGAGCAAAAACGTAAAGAGATCGATGAAGTGGTCGCCAAAAATGAGAAAATTTTAAAAGAGCTTCGCACAATGACTAGTGATAAAGTCAATGAGTCGTATTCTAAGATGAAAGATGGCGCGGCAGCTGAGGTGCTCTCTAAAATGCCTAGATCAAACGCAGCCACCATACTTTATGCTCTTGATGCTAAAAAGATATCAACCATCATGGCGAAAATGGATCCAAAAGTGGCATCCGAGATCACCACTTTGCTTCAAAAAGGGCCACCATTTGCTGATGAAAAAGGTGATATGCCAACTCCAGCCGGTAGCATAAATATACAGTAA
- a CDS encoding flagellar export protein FliJ gives MKSKFTSIVRVKKQEMDKVEAKLAVARLNVRNFEENLVHLRARLEEFCLPKSGNIGELKENLEFIKIARQELNACKESLEIAKKEVSHYEHKYKNANLEYEKMKYLEKEEFKKEIKRIQKAEALALDEFAVMKFTAKSEL, from the coding sequence ATGAAAAGCAAATTTACCTCTATCGTCCGTGTAAAAAAACAAGAGATGGATAAGGTAGAGGCAAAGCTTGCCGTTGCTAGGCTTAATGTAAGAAATTTTGAAGAAAATTTAGTACATTTAAGAGCAAGGCTTGAGGAGTTTTGCTTGCCAAAAAGTGGCAATATAGGCGAACTAAAGGAAAATTTAGAGTTTATAAAGATAGCAAGGCAAGAATTAAATGCCTGCAAAGAGAGCCTTGAAATAGCTAAAAAAGAGGTTTCGCATTACGAACATAAATATAAAAATGCAAATTTAGAGTACGAAAAGATGAAATATCTAGAAAAAGAAGAGTTTAAAAAAGAGATAAAACGCATACAAAAAGCCGAAGCGCTTGCGCTTGATGAGTTTGCGGTGATGAAATTTACAGCTAAGAGCGAGTTGTGA
- a CDS encoding adenylosuccinate synthase: MRKADLVVGVQWGDEGKGKIVDMLGLNYDMICRSQGGHNAGHTIWVDGVRYALHLVPSGILHKNIINIIGNGVVVCPEVLITEMAQFENLEGRLYISDKAHLNLSYHSQIDQAKERLKGEKAIGTTGKGIGPTYADKISRSGHRVGELLEPERLCDALMHDFETNKCVFDALGVKIPNENELLEELKRYKEVLAPFIANTTNLVWKALDENKKVLLEGAQGTLLDIDHGTYPYVTSSNTISAGACTGLGLNPKEIGEVIGVIKAYTTRVGFGPFPTEDKGTSGDKMCDIGKEFGTTTGRRRRCGWFDAVSVKYASRLDGVDTYALMKLDVLDGFEVVKICKAYQYNGETIDYMPTDLENATPIYEELAGWDSVKGISKYEDLPANARAYIERIEELTGVKIGYISTSPERSDTIIR, from the coding sequence ATGAGAAAGGCTGATTTAGTAGTTGGAGTTCAATGGGGTGATGAGGGCAAAGGCAAGATAGTTGATATGCTAGGACTAAACTATGACATGATCTGTCGCTCACAGGGCGGCCATAATGCCGGCCATACGATCTGGGTTGATGGTGTTAGATACGCACTTCACCTTGTTCCAAGCGGAATTTTGCATAAAAATATCATAAATATCATTGGCAATGGCGTTGTTGTTTGTCCAGAAGTGTTAATCACTGAAATGGCTCAGTTTGAAAATTTGGAGGGAAGGCTTTATATTAGCGATAAAGCACATTTAAATCTAAGCTACCATAGTCAAATCGATCAAGCAAAAGAGAGACTAAAAGGTGAAAAAGCAATCGGTACGACTGGAAAAGGCATCGGACCAACTTATGCTGATAAAATAAGTAGAAGTGGCCACAGAGTAGGCGAGCTACTTGAGCCAGAGCGTTTATGCGATGCTTTAATGCATGACTTTGAGACAAACAAATGTGTATTTGACGCACTTGGCGTAAAAATTCCTAATGAGAACGAATTACTTGAAGAGCTAAAAAGATATAAAGAGGTTTTAGCTCCATTTATCGCAAATACTACAAACCTAGTATGGAAGGCGCTTGATGAAAATAAAAAGGTATTACTTGAAGGCGCTCAGGGCACGCTTTTAGATATTGACCATGGTACATATCCATATGTAACTAGCTCAAATACCATAAGTGCAGGTGCTTGCACAGGTCTTGGGCTAAATCCAAAAGAAATCGGTGAAGTAATAGGTGTCATAAAGGCATATACGACTCGTGTTGGCTTTGGCCCTTTTCCAACAGAAGATAAAGGCACGAGTGGCGATAAGATGTGCGATATCGGCAAGGAATTTGGCACAACAACAGGTCGCCGCAGACGTTGTGGCTGGTTTGACGCTGTGAGTGTAAAATATGCTTCAAGACTCGATGGCGTCGATACTTATGCGCTTATGAAGCTTGATGTACTTGATGGATTTGAAGTGGTAAAAATTTGCAAAGCTTATCAATATAATGGCGAAACTATCGATTATATGCCAACAGATCTTGAAAATGCAACTCCTATCTATGAAGAACTTGCAGGCTGGGATAGCGTAAAAGGCATAAGCAAATATGAAGATCTGCCAGCAAATGCAAGAGCTTATATCGAGCGAATAGAAGAGCTAACTGGCGTAAAGATCGGCTATATCTCAACAAGCCCCGAAAGAAGCGATACGATCATTAGATGA
- a CDS encoding ATP phosphoribosyltransferase regulatory subunit, with amino-acid sequence MNENALNVYEHEIPNGSKLYFASSAKLKRQIEQKASEILENEGFSEIVTPFFSYHQHLSVDATNLLRFSDSLNHEISLRADSTVDTVRIVLRRLKANESKRWFYIQPVFRYPSQEIYQIGAELIDENDVLKSINIVAKLLNELKMDTFLQVSNIQIPRVICEILSVPIEIFENGQMEKILSQNVPWLSALALLKSVDELDKVIKISPSKLKEPLENLRNLASALEYKNLRIVPLYYSKMRYYDSLFFRFLRNNSIIASGGSYEIDGKINSGFAVYTDALIEEKINLRK; translated from the coding sequence ATGAATGAAAATGCTTTAAATGTTTATGAGCATGAAATCCCAAATGGAAGCAAGCTATACTTTGCTAGTAGCGCAAAGCTAAAGAGGCAGATTGAACAAAAAGCTAGTGAAATTTTAGAAAATGAAGGCTTTAGCGAGATCGTAACACCATTTTTCTCATATCACCAGCATTTAAGTGTAGATGCTACAAATCTTTTACGTTTTAGCGATAGTCTAAATCACGAAATAAGCCTAAGAGCTGATAGCACGGTAGATACTGTAAGGATCGTGCTTAGAAGGCTAAAGGCAAACGAATCAAAAAGATGGTTTTATATCCAGCCAGTCTTTCGCTATCCAAGTCAAGAAATTTATCAAATCGGAGCTGAGCTAATCGATGAAAATGATGTTTTAAAAAGCATAAATATCGTAGCAAAGCTTCTTAATGAGCTAAAAATGGATACATTTTTGCAAGTGAGCAATATACAAATTCCAAGAGTGATTTGTGAAATTTTGAGTGTGCCTATTGAAATTTTTGAAAATGGGCAAATGGAGAAAATTTTATCTCAAAATGTTCCATGGCTAAGCGCTCTTGCTCTTTTAAAGTCTGTTGATGAACTGGATAAAGTGATTAAAATTTCTCCAAGCAAACTAAAAGAACCGCTTGAAAATTTGAGAAATTTAGCCAGCGCTTTAGAATATAAAAATTTAAGAATAGTTCCGCTATATTACTCGAAAATGAGATATTACGATAGTTTATTTTTTAGATTTTTAAGAAATAACAGCATAATAGCAAGTGGTGGCAGCTACGAAATAGACGGAAAAATAAATAGTGGTTTTGCTGTTTATACAGATGCATTGATAGAAGAAAAAATTAATTTAAGGAAGTAA
- a CDS encoding diguanylate cyclase domain-containing protein: MLDKQKTSLQIVKMFYTKAILLLLSFIFLALFVVCAGTNDIKYDLSSTNSNIKSSISNSFFIIKNDLFLKSKMVEAGLSDMLFDKNSTKNDLYIAFYVFDKNRNLLYSKRFLGADDIAEKDLSWLSLNETDAGKFTVSDRVYKNSRFRDIYASYGLKNGGSILVQIDIKFLQNYTNVDYDDKSKTYAYLVDKYGNLSRDEFYKKFDESMFLPYVSLGDEFKEDKIIFSLSHMSFYLISYMPEYKIFVITASTKHFHIFMQLVLFWLSIFCFISSLILWVRDVKFIKNRIMPALKEVRDTLDGDEYEIRRSLNVTEFEDIKNGINKLKIETKKATDGLEEYKSRFGYIFEQSFLKIVVYDAYSGDIIDASNAFLSSVGYTKDEIIELNLNDLIDDDFALFMQMKQDAQNSDMSFKIKLKTKDGGTKEGFLQESQIELRDSRLNFMLIHELDDGKFTKKDNEAINDYSFLSPNVISEALSSDPFSIVRSTQNIDSVFKVPQDKKLINLKDLISPESLDEFAVNVSNESKKFFENGGKNSEINLVANMQTNENNKTPFKIKVKFIDNGADKERKIIYFFNDLSDIAKLQEKYDAELKYFQGILWASQALVFSWDKKSDTLYIPNAIAKSLGYALNGDMSINFERAKTIFVDEFVSFKDFFDLIKKGEVYDGEVRFYRADKEIIYVRIRAKAIAFYDGEVSVIKGTMQDLSVQNSFFSYQDLLAKIFSYAKEQIIMLDDEFRIIDANDAFFDTLDISRDKNFIEKIYSKDIINFKNGLKDIKDEILNSLKITGFWQGLIHDVRSKNRLEVISISKLLNAFGDQEGYILLASSANDDCYNKEYLEFIAYHDTLTGLPNRFLLFNKLENLLKQAKKSLKIAAFYVDFDNFKSINDGYGHQVGDKILIEISKKIDEIFPKQGIFARIGGDEFIGAMPYENLGEIYETAENILRVGQSKISIDDDEKKLSVSIGISLSGDALSVDDLIERADWAMYQAKLNGKNKYYVFNSKKDTYFKNEYRDDSKIIEAIDAGEMFLLYQPEIDIKSGEVSSFEAFIRWKNGDKILRPSDFLPLAKGSKAVVAIALFTLKDALKARAVWLKEGINAKVRVNLCIKKLMTSEFFEKFKKLLEDEQLDANGLIIDIVDSASGVNLDDVVRYIDAYKELGVSFSLDDFASYSGSVEALGMLKTNRFNIDKRFCKQIFDSVEALKTIRMIKYVSDTFDFDVMIKNLEDKSMLEIFVGFGFSRFQGRLFAPELSLDDVLKFKFALSSPLNVRNFQDDENYNMLCKIVGVKELMIRLINLLKCDEKVSEKLKIEIANQVDDIRTINEKLAEILDTILVKIDKENVINLANEAILLCDNDLNLSGANK; this comes from the coding sequence GTGCTTGATAAACAAAAAACCAGCCTTCAAATAGTAAAAATGTTTTATACAAAGGCTATTTTACTTCTACTCTCATTTATATTTTTAGCATTATTTGTAGTTTGTGCCGGTACGAACGATATAAAGTATGATCTTAGCTCAACTAATTCAAATATAAAATCATCAATCTCAAATAGCTTTTTTATAATAAAAAATGATCTATTTTTAAAATCAAAAATGGTTGAAGCAGGTCTTAGTGATATGCTATTTGATAAAAATTCAACAAAAAACGATCTTTATATAGCTTTTTATGTTTTTGATAAAAATAGAAATTTACTCTATTCAAAGAGATTTTTAGGTGCTGATGACATAGCCGAAAAGGATCTATCGTGGCTTAGTTTAAACGAGACAGATGCTGGGAAATTTACAGTATCGGATCGAGTTTATAAAAACAGTCGTTTTAGAGACATTTATGCATCTTATGGACTAAAAAATGGAGGCAGCATTTTAGTTCAAATTGATATAAAATTTTTGCAAAACTACACCAATGTAGATTACGATGATAAAAGCAAAACTTATGCTTATCTAGTAGATAAATATGGAAATTTATCAAGAGATGAGTTTTATAAAAAATTTGATGAATCGATGTTTTTGCCTTATGTGAGTCTTGGCGACGAGTTTAAAGAGGATAAAATAATATTTTCTTTAAGTCATATGAGCTTTTATCTCATAAGCTATATGCCAGAGTATAAAATTTTTGTTATTACTGCTTCAACGAAGCATTTTCATATCTTTATGCAGCTTGTTTTATTTTGGCTATCGATCTTTTGTTTTATATCTTCTTTGATTTTATGGGTTAGAGATGTGAAATTTATAAAAAATAGAATAATGCCAGCTTTAAAAGAGGTAAGAGATACTTTGGATGGCGATGAATACGAGATAAGACGAAGTTTAAATGTAACAGAATTTGAAGATATAAAAAATGGAATAAACAAGCTAAAGATAGAAACCAAAAAAGCAACTGATGGGCTAGAAGAATACAAAAGTAGATTTGGCTATATTTTTGAGCAAAGCTTTTTGAAAATAGTAGTTTATGATGCTTATAGCGGCGATATTATTGATGCTAGTAATGCATTTTTATCTTCTGTTGGCTACACAAAAGATGAGATTATAGAGCTAAATTTAAATGATTTAATAGATGACGATTTTGCATTGTTTATGCAAATGAAACAAGATGCTCAAAATAGCGATATGAGTTTTAAAATCAAGCTAAAAACAAAAGATGGCGGCACTAAAGAGGGATTTTTACAAGAGTCGCAGATCGAACTAAGGGATTCTAGGCTAAATTTTATGCTTATACACGAGCTTGACGATGGAAAATTTACGAAAAAGGATAACGAAGCAATAAATGATTATTCGTTTTTATCGCCAAATGTAATATCAGAAGCTTTAAGCAGCGATCCATTTTCTATCGTAAGAAGTACACAAAATATCGATAGTGTCTTTAAAGTCCCGCAAGATAAGAAGCTTATAAATTTAAAAGATCTAATAAGCCCTGAAAGTTTAGATGAGTTTGCTGTAAATGTTTCTAATGAATCTAAAAAATTCTTTGAAAATGGCGGCAAAAATAGCGAAATCAATCTCGTAGCCAATATGCAAACAAATGAAAACAACAAAACGCCATTTAAAATAAAAGTAAAATTTATAGATAATGGTGCTGATAAAGAGCGAAAGATCATATACTTTTTTAATGACTTAAGTGATATAGCGAAGTTGCAAGAAAAATATGATGCTGAATTAAAATATTTTCAAGGCATACTTTGGGCAAGCCAAGCGCTTGTCTTTTCATGGGATAAAAAAAGCGACACCCTTTATATCCCAAATGCTATCGCTAAGTCGCTCGGATATGCATTAAATGGGGATATGAGTATAAATTTTGAACGTGCAAAAACTATATTTGTAGATGAATTTGTAAGCTTTAAGGACTTTTTTGACCTTATAAAAAAAGGTGAAGTATATGATGGCGAAGTGCGTTTTTATAGGGCTGATAAAGAGATTATTTATGTTAGGATTAGAGCAAAAGCAATAGCTTTTTATGATGGTGAAGTAAGTGTCATAAAGGGCACAATGCAAGATCTTAGTGTGCAAAATAGCTTTTTTTCTTATCAAGACCTTTTAGCAAAAATTTTCTCATACGCAAAAGAGCAAATTATTATGCTTGATGATGAGTTTAGGATCATAGATGCTAATGACGCTTTTTTCGATACGCTTGATATTTCTAGAGATAAAAATTTTATAGAGAAAATTTACTCAAAAGATATAATAAATTTTAAAAACGGACTAAAAGATATTAAAGATGAAATTTTAAATTCACTTAAAATAACTGGCTTTTGGCAAGGTCTTATTCATGATGTTCGAAGCAAAAATAGACTCGAAGTCATAAGTATAAGCAAGCTTTTAAACGCGTTTGGCGATCAAGAGGGATATATTTTGTTAGCTTCAAGCGCAAATGATGATTGCTACAATAAAGAATATCTTGAATTTATCGCGTATCACGATACGCTAACTGGACTACCAAATAGATTTTTACTTTTTAATAAGCTAGAAAATCTACTAAAACAAGCGAAAAAAAGCTTAAAAATAGCAGCTTTTTATGTCGATTTTGATAATTTTAAATCGATAAATGACGGATACGGACATCAAGTAGGTGATAAAATCCTAATAGAAATTTCAAAAAAAATAGATGAAATTTTTCCAAAACAAGGAATATTTGCAAGAATAGGCGGAGACGAGTTTATAGGTGCTATGCCTTATGAAAATTTGGGAGAAATTTACGAAACTGCTGAAAACATCTTAAGAGTGGGTCAGAGTAAAATTTCTATTGATGATGATGAAAAAAAACTTAGCGTAAGTATTGGTATTAGCTTAAGTGGCGATGCACTTAGTGTTGATGATCTAATTGAAAGAGCTGATTGGGCTATGTATCAAGCAAAGCTTAATGGAAAAAATAAATATTATGTATTTAATTCAAAAAAAGATACGTATTTTAAAAATGAATATAGAGATGACTCAAAGATCATTGAAGCTATCGATGCTGGCGAGATGTTTTTACTATATCAGCCTGAGATTGATATAAAAAGCGGGGAAGTTAGCAGCTTTGAGGCATTTATTAGATGGAAAAATGGCGATAAGATATTAAGGCCATCAGACTTCTTACCGCTTGCAAAAGGCTCAAAAGCAGTTGTTGCTATCGCACTATTTACACTAAAAGATGCTTTAAAAGCTAGGGCTGTATGGCTAAAAGAGGGAATAAATGCAAAAGTTAGAGTAAATTTGTGCATTAAAAAGCTAATGACTTCTGAGTTTTTTGAGAAATTTAAAAAGCTTTTAGAAGATGAGCAGCTAGATGCAAATGGGCTAATCATAGATATTGTTGACTCCGCAAGTGGCGTAAATTTAGATGATGTTGTTAGATATATCGATGCTTATAAGGAACTAGGCGTTAGCTTTTCGCTTGATGATTTTGCATCTTATTCAGGCTCGGTAGAAGCTTTAGGCATGTTAAAAACAAATAGATTTAATATAGATAAAAGATTTTGCAAACAGATTTTTGATTCAGTAGAAGCACTAAAGACCATACGCATGATAAAGTATGTATCAGATACATTTGATTTTGATGTCATGATAAAAAATTTAGAAGATAAAAGCATGCTTGAAATTTTTGTTGGATTTGGCTTTAGTAGATTTCAAGGACGGCTTTTTGCGCCAGAGCTTAGTCTGGATGATGTGCTCAAATTTAAATTTGCTCTATCATCTCCGCTAAATGTAAGAAATTTTCAAGATGATGAGAACTACAATATGCTTTGCAAAATAGTAGGCGTAAAAGAGCTTATGATTCGTTTGATAAATTTGCTTAAATGCGATGAAAAAGTAAGCGAAAAATTAAAAATCGAAATAGCAAATCAAGTAGATGATATCAGAACAATAAATGAAAAATTAGCTGAAATTTTAGATACGATTCTTGTAAAAATAGACAAAGAGAACGTAATAAATTTAGCTAATGAGGCAATTTTATTATGTGATAATGATCTAAATTTGAGTGGAGCGAATAAATAA